In a genomic window of Methanosarcina horonobensis HB-1 = JCM 15518:
- a CDS encoding S-layer protein domain-containing protein yields the protein MGTIDDNHVILQIKHVVFFLLVVLCIIIPVEGAIEQRGQLISIAKGDHHILNAENCSGFYYSTTSGTYYESLELTFSEDGFIDTGDAIYTSKITSGSTAFFGKKYKVLEDGMLSESLISSGSRDLQRGNDFDLGNGCKLVLQGINGNYALLELQKNSTSVTTKTVEEGSKFNFTTEVDGTEYVILEGTLEKVLDSKDPIVRLKSVNHYSDVPRKIEKGDEYGKFEVTAVTNKSIELKNSAPVRMHLADYVTILDDLIDLRVADTVYRACSYNMTKDTITSYKIRGTSLTVNRSDSSPDSCNWTADSFGMLFYDPEYDLSTESLEMSLDAGNDWIPEGGLVYESLPVKIAYKNPEMMDYQEEWFNQGYSMLGWDGKKYAYFGTDQGIVNILLEEDDKILYPDEEYNLKEGYTLEVTDLDSDNACLTLSRNNLPVYSSIISPGKSADLGTHTFLYKKELNGIEVPLFSVYVDSVMQGGELSAVSLKYLLHFSDSPLELGYGKKLGQLTVVETYPKLRLENKHEVWSGSDINVTEEIWIGRFEKKTSGNLYVTFYPYMNKVENVESILPSVSSWSIPAISVEEYLVGV from the coding sequence ATGGGTACTATTGATGATAATCATGTTATTTTACAAATCAAGCATGTAGTTTTTTTCCTACTTGTAGTTTTATGTATTATCATTCCTGTAGAAGGTGCTATTGAACAGCGAGGTCAGCTTATAAGCATTGCAAAAGGAGATCATCATATTCTCAATGCAGAAAACTGTTCGGGATTTTATTATTCAACCACCTCCGGGACATACTATGAGTCTCTTGAACTTACTTTTTCGGAAGACGGTTTTATTGACACGGGGGACGCAATTTATACTTCAAAAATCACTTCCGGTTCAACTGCTTTTTTCGGGAAGAAATACAAGGTTCTTGAGGACGGGATGCTCAGTGAAAGCCTTATCAGTTCCGGAAGCCGTGATCTTCAACGGGGGAATGATTTTGATCTCGGAAACGGCTGTAAACTGGTGCTTCAGGGTATAAACGGAAACTACGCCCTGCTTGAGCTCCAGAAAAATTCCACATCCGTTACTACGAAAACCGTAGAAGAAGGATCGAAGTTTAACTTCACGACAGAGGTCGACGGTACAGAATATGTGATCCTGGAAGGAACTCTGGAAAAGGTTCTTGACAGCAAGGATCCCATTGTGCGCCTTAAAAGCGTAAACCATTACTCGGATGTACCTCGTAAGATCGAAAAAGGAGATGAGTACGGCAAGTTCGAAGTCACTGCCGTTACAAACAAGAGTATCGAGTTGAAAAATAGCGCACCTGTAAGGATGCATCTCGCAGATTATGTCACCATCCTTGACGACCTGATTGATTTAAGGGTTGCTGATACTGTATATCGAGCGTGTTCTTACAACATGACCAAGGATACTATAACATCGTATAAAATCAGGGGAACTTCCCTGACTGTAAACCGTTCTGACTCCTCTCCTGATTCCTGCAACTGGACAGCTGATTCTTTTGGTATGCTCTTCTATGACCCTGAATACGACCTCAGTACCGAAAGCCTTGAGATGTCCCTTGATGCCGGAAACGACTGGATCCCTGAAGGAGGCCTGGTTTATGAATCCCTACCTGTTAAAATTGCATATAAAAACCCGGAGATGATGGATTATCAAGAAGAATGGTTCAATCAGGGATATTCCATGTTAGGTTGGGATGGTAAAAAATACGCGTATTTTGGCACTGATCAGGGAATTGTGAATATCCTTCTGGAAGAGGATGATAAAATACTCTATCCTGATGAAGAATATAACCTGAAAGAAGGATATACTCTGGAAGTTACCGATCTGGATTCGGATAATGCCTGCCTTACTCTTTCCAGGAACAACCTTCCGGTTTATTCAAGCATTATCTCTCCCGGTAAATCGGCTGATCTGGGAACTCACACTTTCCTCTACAAAAAAGAATTAAATGGTATTGAAGTGCCCCTCTTTTCCGTGTATGTCGACAGCGTCATGCAGGGAGGGGAGCTTTCTGCTGTTAGTCTGAAATATCTTCTGCATTTCTCTGACAGCCCGCTTGAATTGGGTTATGGAAAAAAACTTGGACAGCTCACTGTTGTTGAGACTTATCCAAAACTCAGGCTTGAAAATAAGCATGAGGTCTGGTCCGGTTCGGACATCAATGTAACTGAAGAAATCTGGATTGGACGGTTTGAAAAGAAGACTTCGGGGAATCTCTACGTGACCTTCTATCCTTACATGAATAAGGTAGAAAACGTGGAGTCCATCCTTCCATCCGTTTCAAGCTGGTCCATACCTGCCATAAGTGTTGAAGAATACCTGGTAGGAGTTTGA
- a CDS encoding WD40 repeat domain-containing protein: MKWKPLIVLLIVIIMASGCAEKTQESDSNASFQDSESGIESSQNTQETGNSEGNSGAGKLIDSVVFSRTGALLTLKSEAEISEIRVYSDNEQIASMEIGKTEDQAFASFDWSPETRYRFEVITGSGISSEIEVYAPGKPALKEEYTIKLEDVTPGDIEKTSTNIKGTAKFSPDSKYLAVGTHGGSLKLIKLATGEKVWEKQLVKGIADARIADIEFSEDGKYLIVGEESPDAFLYCFDVNGTEIWKSGAGEELGSDLKYMPAMKKIKLDSEGNIYVAASRACGYIGEKYKYLGRVYSFDSEGNLRWKFPESELMDSGVTWIDATPDGKYAVFGTTCFTETDKWREGTVHVLNGNTGEEHWRYQIQPVKPFFDYSAIWYSTQITPDGEKLITMTSDGRAFLFNNSEIIETGTPEIAWEQNISTPIVVSGVPIYGSANYAYIVNDTLIFSIGSTFSKDKNKDAPFEHPSGNSLFAYDYEGNLLWKWKIDGYAGECARNDRYLVIPLAQNLVTEDRSVHGVYVFDVSKSGGASSRLIQTYNTEGITVSADISPDGRYIAALEAPGRLEDGTVLGEYKVHVLT, translated from the coding sequence ATGAAATGGAAACCTTTGATAGTCCTGCTTATTGTAATTATAATGGCTTCCGGATGTGCTGAAAAAACCCAGGAGTCCGATAGCAATGCATCATTTCAGGATTCGGAATCCGGGATAGAGAGTTCGCAGAATACGCAGGAGACAGGTAACTCCGAAGGCAATTCCGGAGCAGGGAAGCTTATAGACTCGGTAGTCTTCTCAAGAACCGGAGCTCTGCTTACCCTGAAAAGTGAGGCAGAGATCTCGGAAATCAGGGTTTACTCAGACAATGAGCAGATAGCTTCTATGGAGATTGGAAAAACCGAAGACCAGGCCTTTGCATCTTTTGACTGGAGTCCTGAAACCCGGTACAGGTTTGAGGTAATAACAGGCTCAGGGATATCAAGCGAGATTGAAGTATATGCTCCGGGAAAACCTGCTCTGAAAGAGGAATATACCATAAAACTTGAGGACGTAACTCCAGGAGATATCGAAAAAACCTCAACAAATATAAAAGGAACAGCGAAATTTTCTCCGGATAGCAAATACCTTGCCGTCGGGACTCATGGAGGCTCTCTGAAACTTATAAAGCTTGCAACAGGAGAAAAGGTCTGGGAAAAGCAGCTCGTTAAAGGGATAGCCGATGCAAGAATCGCGGACATAGAGTTTTCGGAGGATGGAAAATACCTTATTGTGGGAGAAGAGAGCCCGGATGCTTTTCTCTATTGTTTTGACGTTAACGGCACTGAAATCTGGAAATCTGGAGCAGGGGAAGAGCTTGGTTCGGACCTGAAGTACATGCCTGCTATGAAAAAGATAAAACTTGATTCGGAAGGGAATATTTATGTCGCTGCCAGCAGGGCCTGCGGCTATATTGGTGAGAAATACAAGTACCTGGGACGGGTTTATTCCTTTGACTCCGAAGGCAATCTGCGCTGGAAATTCCCGGAATCCGAACTCATGGACTCGGGAGTTACATGGATTGATGCCACCCCTGATGGGAAATACGCTGTCTTTGGCACCACCTGTTTTACAGAGACAGATAAATGGAGAGAAGGCACTGTTCATGTCCTGAACGGAAATACGGGAGAAGAACACTGGAGATACCAGATCCAGCCGGTTAAACCGTTTTTTGACTACTCTGCAATATGGTACAGCACACAGATTACTCCTGACGGGGAAAAGCTAATAACAATGACAAGCGATGGCAGGGCATTTTTATTCAATAATTCCGAGATCATCGAAACCGGAACCCCGGAAATAGCATGGGAGCAGAACATCTCAACCCCGATAGTCGTAAGTGGAGTCCCTATTTACGGCAGTGCGAATTATGCTTACATTGTCAATGATACCCTGATCTTTTCGATAGGCAGTACCTTCTCCAAAGACAAGAATAAGGATGCTCCGTTTGAACACCCCAGTGGAAACAGCCTTTTTGCCTATGATTATGAAGGCAACCTACTCTGGAAATGGAAAATTGACGGCTATGCAGGAGAGTGTGCAAGAAACGACCGCTATCTTGTGATCCCGCTTGCTCAGAACCTGGTAACGGAGGACAGAAGCGTACACGGAGTATATGTCTTTGACGTATCAAAAAGCGGAGGTGCAAGTTCGAGGCTCATCCAGACTTACAATACGGAAGGGATCACAGTTTCTGCCGATATCTCGCCTGACGGCAGGTATATTGCAGCCCTCGAAGCTCCTGGAAGGCTTGAGGACGGGACCGTGCTCGGAGAATATAAAGTGCATGTTCTTACCTGA
- a CDS encoding PQQ-binding-like beta-propeller repeat protein, which yields MKKSNVALIPVFTLITLIFLVCSGCVSSDIISSESVSSDNASSDEDDGSAGESSGSEPNQGNTASYEKSSPYLYWEYELGDVAPENISEGRSNVQDCIKYTADGKYVAVGTGKNLTVLDVTGKNVLWKKTLKGNISDLSFSKDGKYLLAGERSTDGYIYSMDAITGEEISSYRTADDLGTGTNPRNQPCIYRITTADDAVYIAAGRYWKDPGYGLASRVYRFSPDGTLSWKLPAAGNYDLSVNWIDSSQDGKNVVFSTGDWTNSLETGAVIYSIDKNGNLRWKYEIPPLRPYFVSTAIWHGLDISDDGSMITAYTGDGRNYLFYDSEMRGPGDGKSEWHFEKYQSNVTAPEELEGSVIYTYGENAKIATESEIFYLTGATLPAYYPGNVPMAHPLENSLVSCDVETGETSWTYSLGGRCTGIFFSPDMRFLVLPVGKDTSSGNTQFHGIHAFDSRKSGNGNSKLLWKFNTEGVVVNAAISSDCTVAAVEVPLKLKSGDVTGKHRLIIVR from the coding sequence ATGAAAAAGAGCAATGTAGCATTGATACCTGTATTTACACTTATTACACTTATTTTTTTAGTATGTTCCGGATGTGTATCTTCCGATATAATATCTTCCGAGAGCGTATCTTCAGATAATGCTTCTTCTGATGAAGACGACGGAAGTGCAGGAGAGAGCTCAGGCAGTGAGCCGAATCAGGGAAACACGGCATCTTATGAAAAGTCTTCACCTTACCTTTATTGGGAGTATGAACTTGGAGATGTAGCTCCTGAAAACATAAGTGAAGGCAGGTCAAACGTTCAGGACTGCATAAAGTATACTGCTGACGGAAAATATGTAGCAGTAGGGACAGGAAAAAACCTGACTGTTCTTGACGTTACAGGTAAAAATGTGCTCTGGAAAAAAACTCTCAAAGGAAATATCTCAGACCTTTCTTTTTCAAAAGACGGGAAGTACCTTCTTGCAGGAGAGAGGAGCACTGACGGCTACATATATTCCATGGATGCCATCACGGGGGAAGAAATCAGCAGCTACAGGACAGCAGATGACCTGGGAACCGGCACGAACCCAAGAAATCAGCCCTGCATATACAGAATAACAACTGCTGATGACGCTGTATACATTGCAGCAGGAAGATACTGGAAAGATCCAGGGTATGGGCTGGCTTCGAGAGTTTACAGGTTCAGCCCTGACGGTACTCTATCCTGGAAACTCCCTGCGGCAGGAAATTATGACCTGAGTGTAAACTGGATTGATTCAAGCCAGGATGGAAAAAACGTGGTTTTTTCAACAGGGGACTGGACGAATTCCCTTGAAACCGGTGCAGTTATCTACTCCATTGACAAAAACGGAAATCTGCGCTGGAAATATGAAATCCCGCCTCTGAGACCTTATTTTGTATCTACAGCCATCTGGCACGGACTTGATATTTCAGACGACGGATCCATGATAACTGCCTATACAGGAGACGGAAGAAATTACCTGTTTTATGACTCCGAGATGAGAGGACCCGGAGACGGCAAATCCGAGTGGCACTTTGAGAAATATCAGTCCAACGTGACAGCTCCGGAAGAGCTTGAAGGGAGTGTCATCTATACTTACGGTGAAAACGCAAAAATCGCGACTGAAAGTGAAATATTCTATCTGACAGGAGCTACTCTTCCTGCATATTATCCCGGAAATGTCCCTATGGCCCATCCCCTTGAAAATTCTCTCGTATCGTGCGATGTGGAGACAGGAGAAACTTCCTGGACCTATAGCCTGGGAGGGCGCTGCACAGGGATTTTCTTCTCTCCGGATATGAGGTTCCTTGTCCTGCCGGTCGGAAAAGATACGTCATCAGGCAATACTCAGTTCCACGGAATCCATGCATTTGATTCCCGGAAGTCCGGGAACGGGAATTCAAAGCTGCTCTGGAAATTCAATACCGAAGGAGTTGTTGTGAATGCTGCGATTTCTTCAGACTGTACCGTAGCTGCAGTTGAAGTCCCTCTGAAGCTCAAAAGTGGAGATGTAACCGGAAAACACAGGTTAATAATTGTCAGGTGA
- a CDS encoding DNA-directed DNA polymerase — MPMDFQILDADYEIVDSSPVIRLFGRGADGKSVCCFVPDFEPYFYLKASGDLHAVARLIKDTFEQVKKVEIVEKFEPVGYQKTKIEMLRITTGLPRDVPEIRDEVLKIQNVLRAEGDWQVYESDILFRNRFLIDRDLGGMVWISADGKSVDPVRYLKAGSGGSSRCEKFACDASILGSELKRIENLTIAPLKYFSFDIECLPLDGGMPSPDVSPIVMISFSFEPEYKGHKTLILLAKPADGMNGDVLPCKDETEMLNRFFEIFCEYDPDIVAGYNHQDFDIPYITDRVKALTAKGEVINPVVGRDGSHIGYRRFGLITRTEVKGRVVVDALPLVRRAFSLKQYTLRAVSKELLNREKLDVPPLEMEEHWNDSGKKFLKFVDYARRDAELALELILDLRLLDKYIALAQVSGSLLQEIVDGGQTSMVETLLLREFGLRDRVILPKPGDELSAERYDMSSDLKGGEVLEPKKGLLENVLILDYKSLYPTIMMAHNLCYTTVVTRDRPGGETIKPPSGGEFVPPEVYRGIVPSILEDLLNQRGETKKRMRRTSDENEYRVLDATQLAIKILLNSFYGYSGYARARLYSLTLANAVTSFGRSNILNTRDLINSDIGKIVLRDSAALLLDEAGELSSQYRIVELSVAYGDTDSVFVHCRSQGDLSLEEVSLIGNRISKIVSASLPDPMELEFEAIAKRAVLIAKKRYALWLFEPRNSGWEDKIKVKGMETVRRDWCELTSITLNSVLELVLKEGDVDRAVEHVRKVVSDVRNLDPRKDTDIIEKLVLTRTLTRKTESYKNKQPHLTVAENLKKRTGVMPSIGTRIPFVIVAGKGLFVDRAEDPDYVREHNVPIDVDYYVKKQILPPVERILEVFGVNVSSLDFDSKQKGLFDFEAKKPEVKKQEKEKVSAQQKSKGTVQEEKVQCSEIGRVEQRSLFDF, encoded by the coding sequence ATGCCTATGGATTTTCAGATCTTGGATGCAGATTACGAAATCGTTGACAGTAGCCCTGTCATCCGCCTCTTTGGCAGGGGAGCGGACGGAAAAAGTGTATGCTGCTTTGTCCCGGATTTTGAGCCTTACTTTTATCTTAAGGCCTCAGGAGACCTGCACGCCGTAGCCAGGCTTATAAAAGATACCTTCGAGCAGGTCAAAAAGGTCGAAATCGTCGAGAAGTTCGAGCCTGTAGGATACCAGAAAACAAAGATAGAGATGCTCAGGATTACTACCGGCCTGCCAAGGGATGTGCCTGAGATAAGGGACGAAGTTCTGAAGATCCAGAATGTTTTGAGGGCCGAAGGTGACTGGCAGGTTTATGAAAGTGATATTCTTTTCAGGAACCGCTTTTTAATTGACAGGGACCTTGGAGGGATGGTCTGGATTTCTGCAGACGGAAAGTCCGTAGATCCTGTAAGATACTTAAAGGCAGGTTCCGGGGGCAGCTCTCGCTGTGAGAAGTTTGCATGTGACGCTTCAATTCTGGGCTCTGAACTAAAAAGGATCGAAAACCTGACCATTGCTCCTCTTAAATACTTCTCTTTTGATATTGAGTGTCTTCCCCTTGACGGGGGGATGCCTTCTCCGGATGTCTCACCTATAGTCATGATCAGTTTCTCTTTCGAGCCTGAGTATAAAGGTCACAAGACCCTTATTCTGCTGGCAAAACCTGCTGACGGTATGAACGGTGATGTCCTTCCCTGCAAAGATGAAACTGAGATGTTGAACCGCTTTTTCGAGATTTTTTGCGAATATGACCCTGACATTGTTGCAGGGTATAACCACCAGGACTTCGATATTCCTTATATTACGGACAGAGTCAAAGCTCTGACTGCAAAAGGGGAAGTGATCAATCCCGTTGTTGGCAGGGACGGCAGCCATATAGGTTATAGGAGGTTCGGCCTCATCACGCGGACGGAGGTTAAAGGAAGGGTAGTTGTTGATGCTCTCCCCCTTGTAAGGAGAGCTTTCAGCCTGAAGCAATATACCTTGAGAGCCGTTTCAAAAGAGCTTCTGAACCGTGAGAAACTTGATGTTCCTCCGTTGGAAATGGAAGAGCACTGGAATGATTCAGGGAAGAAATTCCTTAAATTCGTTGATTATGCGCGCAGGGATGCTGAGCTTGCACTTGAGCTTATCCTTGATCTGAGGCTTCTTGACAAATATATCGCCCTTGCCCAGGTAAGCGGGAGCCTGCTCCAGGAAATCGTTGATGGTGGCCAGACTTCCATGGTCGAGACCCTTCTCCTCAGGGAGTTCGGGCTTAGAGACAGGGTAATTCTTCCAAAACCAGGGGACGAACTTTCGGCAGAAAGGTATGATATGAGTTCGGACCTGAAAGGCGGAGAGGTTCTGGAGCCGAAGAAAGGGCTTCTTGAAAATGTGCTGATCCTTGACTACAAGTCCCTTTATCCGACCATTATGATGGCTCATAACCTCTGTTACACAACTGTTGTGACACGGGACCGGCCTGGTGGGGAAACTATCAAGCCTCCTTCAGGAGGAGAATTCGTGCCTCCTGAAGTCTACAGGGGAATTGTGCCTTCCATTCTCGAAGACCTTCTTAACCAGAGGGGAGAGACAAAGAAAAGAATGAGGCGGACTTCGGATGAAAACGAGTACCGTGTCCTTGATGCAACCCAGCTCGCCATAAAAATTCTGCTGAATAGCTTTTATGGCTATTCGGGGTATGCCAGGGCAAGACTCTACAGCCTGACGCTTGCAAACGCTGTAACAAGCTTTGGGAGAAGCAATATCCTTAATACGCGGGATCTTATTAACAGCGATATAGGAAAAATCGTCCTCAGAGACTCAGCAGCTTTACTTCTTGATGAAGCAGGAGAGCTCTCCTCTCAGTACAGAATCGTTGAACTTTCAGTTGCTTACGGGGATACGGACAGTGTTTTTGTACACTGCAGGTCGCAAGGAGACCTCTCCCTTGAAGAGGTCAGCCTTATAGGGAACCGGATTTCAAAAATTGTTTCGGCTTCTCTTCCGGACCCCATGGAACTTGAGTTTGAGGCTATTGCAAAACGTGCAGTGCTCATTGCAAAGAAGCGGTATGCTCTCTGGCTCTTTGAGCCCAGAAACTCGGGCTGGGAAGATAAAATCAAGGTCAAAGGCATGGAAACCGTACGCAGGGACTGGTGCGAGCTGACCTCGATCACCCTTAATAGTGTTCTTGAACTTGTACTTAAGGAGGGTGACGTTGACAGGGCTGTAGAACATGTCCGGAAGGTGGTTAGCGATGTCAGAAACCTGGATCCGAGAAAAGATACCGACATTATTGAAAAACTTGTCCTTACCCGGACCCTTACCCGGAAAACGGAAAGCTACAAAAACAAGCAGCCTCATCTGACAGTTGCGGAAAACCTGAAAAAACGGACAGGTGTCATGCCTTCTATAGGAACAAGAATTCCTTTTGTTATTGTTGCAGGAAAAGGTCTCTTTGTAGACCGTGCCGAGGACCCTGATTATGTCAGGGAACATAACGTGCCTATAGATGTAGATTATTATGTTAAGAAACAGATCCTGCCTCCTGTAGAGCGCATACTGGAGGTATTCGGGGTCAATGTTTCGTCTCTTGACTTTGACTCAAAACAAAAGGGTCTTTTTGATTTTGAAGCTAAGAAGCCTGAAGTGAAAAAGCAGGAAAAAGAAAAAGTCTCCGCTCAACAGAAAAGCAAAGGAACGGTTCAGGAAGAGAAAGTCCAGTGCTCGGAGATCGGGCGTGTAGAACAGCGTTCTCTATTCGACTTTTGA
- a CDS encoding putative cobaltochelatase, with protein MRNHNTAVYPFTAIVGQERMKKALVLNLINPKLGGVLIRGEKGTAKSTAVRALANLLPEIEVVEGCKFRCNPDNRNELCEECLDNLKAGNLRVSRVKMRVVDLPVSATEDRVVGTLDIEHAIKKGEKRFEPGVLAMAHRGILYVDEINLLDDHLVDVLLDSAAMGVNTIEREGISYSHPANFVLVGTMNPEEGELRPQLLDRFGLCVDVKGISDVSRRVELIKYRLSYEANPETFVANWQAAETELCGQILNAKQLLPEVRISDSMLELISQICVDLGVDGHRADITMMKTSITLAAFNGRTDVFEEDVKEAAELVLSHRMRRKPFDSHSDKQDKLDESIENHREKQKEKEKEKNKHEQQKKEHEEDKEKQHKRPEEQKSERSQNQTDERPDSSSETIFATGESYQIKQLTPEFLRADRKGSGRRSKTFTSSKQGRYIKSTIPHEKTSDLAFDATLRAAAPYQITREKNGNSIIIHESDFRKKIREKKIGNLVLFVVDASGSMGARQRMVASKGAVLSMLMDAYQKRDKVGLIAFKGESAELLLPPTSSIELAQKYLQEMPTGGKTPLSRGLVKGYEVIRTELQRDPDTCPFMVLISDGRANVSMNGESPLQEIKTVASRLREEGIQSAVIDTESSMIKFGLARQISAALGATYLTLENLKADSIVNAVRASAPFDIMPPSGGFSV; from the coding sequence ATGAGGAACCACAACACTGCTGTCTACCCTTTTACTGCTATAGTCGGGCAGGAGAGAATGAAAAAAGCCCTGGTCTTAAATCTCATCAACCCGAAACTGGGAGGAGTCCTTATCAGGGGCGAAAAAGGCACTGCCAAATCAACTGCAGTCAGGGCTCTTGCCAATCTCCTGCCTGAAATCGAAGTGGTTGAAGGCTGCAAATTCAGGTGCAATCCTGATAACCGAAATGAACTGTGCGAGGAATGCCTTGATAATCTAAAAGCCGGAAACCTGAGAGTTTCCCGGGTAAAAATGAGGGTTGTTGATCTGCCCGTAAGTGCTACTGAAGATAGAGTTGTAGGGACTCTTGATATCGAGCATGCCATCAAGAAAGGGGAAAAACGTTTTGAGCCGGGTGTGCTTGCAATGGCACACAGGGGCATCCTGTATGTGGACGAAATCAACCTTCTGGATGACCATCTTGTAGACGTGCTCCTTGATTCTGCGGCGATGGGAGTAAATACCATTGAACGCGAGGGAATCTCTTACTCCCATCCTGCGAACTTTGTACTCGTAGGCACAATGAATCCTGAAGAAGGGGAACTGAGACCTCAATTACTGGACCGCTTCGGTTTATGTGTAGATGTAAAGGGAATCAGTGATGTATCCAGGAGGGTGGAGCTTATAAAATACAGGCTCAGTTATGAGGCAAATCCTGAAACTTTTGTAGCAAACTGGCAGGCTGCTGAGACTGAGCTTTGCGGGCAGATCCTTAATGCAAAGCAGTTACTTCCTGAGGTCAGGATTTCGGATAGTATGCTTGAGCTAATCAGCCAGATCTGTGTTGATCTGGGAGTTGACGGGCACAGGGCAGACATCACAATGATGAAAACCTCAATCACTCTTGCGGCTTTTAACGGGAGGACCGATGTCTTTGAAGAGGATGTAAAAGAAGCTGCAGAACTGGTGCTTTCTCACCGCATGCGCAGGAAGCCGTTTGATTCCCATTCCGATAAACAGGATAAGCTGGACGAAAGCATTGAAAATCACAGGGAAAAACAGAAAGAAAAAGAGAAAGAGAAAAATAAACATGAACAGCAGAAAAAGGAACACGAGGAAGATAAGGAGAAGCAGCATAAAAGACCCGAAGAACAGAAGTCGGAGCGCTCACAAAACCAGACAGATGAGCGTCCGGACTCCTCTTCGGAGACTATTTTTGCTACGGGAGAGAGCTATCAGATAAAACAATTGACACCTGAGTTTCTCAGAGCTGATCGAAAAGGTTCAGGCAGGCGCAGTAAAACTTTTACCAGCTCCAAACAGGGCAGGTATATAAAGAGTACAATTCCCCATGAAAAAACCTCGGATCTGGCTTTTGATGCTACCCTGAGGGCAGCTGCTCCCTACCAGATTACACGGGAAAAGAACGGAAATTCCATAATAATTCACGAATCCGATTTCAGAAAAAAGATCAGGGAGAAAAAGATCGGTAACCTTGTTCTCTTTGTGGTGGATGCAAGCGGTTCCATGGGAGCTAGGCAGCGTATGGTTGCGTCCAAAGGAGCGGTCCTTTCAATGCTCATGGACGCTTACCAAAAAAGAGATAAAGTCGGACTTATCGCTTTTAAAGGAGAAAGTGCGGAACTGTTGCTGCCTCCTACATCCAGTATCGAGCTGGCCCAGAAGTATTTGCAGGAGATGCCCACAGGAGGGAAAACGCCTCTTTCCCGGGGCCTTGTAAAAGGGTATGAGGTTATAAGAACCGAACTCCAGCGTGATCCTGATACCTGCCCTTTTATGGTTCTGATCTCTGACGGAAGGGCGAATGTAAGTATGAACGGAGAATCTCCTCTTCAGGAAATAAAAACAGTTGCCTCCAGGTTAAGGGAGGAAGGCATACAATCTGCCGTAATCGATACGGAAAGCAGTATGATAAAATTCGGGCTTGCACGGCAAATCTCTGCAGCCCTTGGAGCCACTTATCTGACTCTTGAAAATTTAAAAGCAGATTCTATAGTTAATGCCGTTCGGGCTTCAGCCCCATTTGATATCATGCCGCCTTCAGGCGGTTTTTCAGTCTGA